In Syntrophomonas wolfei subsp. wolfei str. Goettingen G311, a single window of DNA contains:
- the rimP gene encoding ribosome maturation factor RimP gives MGLIDRAAFLSRIEEMVEERLNELELELVNIEYRKENKEQFLRVFIDKDNGVDLDMCSQANRAIKESFDEQEIPYDYLEVSSPGLDRVLKKERDWERFSGYRVRIKTRKSFPGPQRITGILLGFDSENIAVELEGELLKVPREMITIIRLHPEF, from the coding sequence GTGGGACTAATAGATAGAGCTGCATTCCTCTCCAGGATAGAAGAAATGGTCGAAGAGAGACTAAATGAACTGGAACTGGAGCTGGTTAATATAGAATATCGCAAGGAGAACAAAGAGCAATTCTTGCGAGTTTTTATCGATAAAGACAACGGGGTCGATCTGGATATGTGTAGCCAGGCCAACCGGGCTATAAAAGAGAGCTTCGATGAACAGGAAATTCCTTACGATTATCTGGAGGTCTCATCTCCGGGTTTGGATCGAGTCTTGAAAAAGGAAAGGGATTGGGAACGCTTTTCCGGATACCGGGTTAGAATTAAAACCAGGAAATCATTTCCGGGTCCGCAGCGGATAACCGGCATATTGTTGGGATTCGATAGTGAAAACATAGCGGTAGAGCTTGAGGGAGAACTGCTTAAAG